The Sporomusa termitida genome has a window encoding:
- a CDS encoding NifB/NifX family molybdenum-iron cluster-binding protein, with amino-acid sequence MSKVAVASTDGIAINEHFGRSKEFWIYEVAETGAYQFIERREKNAQAAHAGKGHTIAAQLLADVEVVLATQIGPRAEQELQSHGVLALPVSGPIDKALKTYGQRRKFIKDNIPRASIASHPGGCGGCAHGCK; translated from the coding sequence ATGTCTAAAGTTGCTGTTGCCAGTACTGACGGCATCGCGATCAATGAACATTTTGGCAGGTCTAAAGAATTCTGGATTTATGAAGTAGCGGAAACCGGCGCATACCAGTTTATTGAACGCCGGGAAAAAAATGCTCAAGCTGCTCATGCCGGTAAAGGCCACACCATTGCAGCCCAACTGCTTGCTGATGTGGAGGTTGTACTGGCAACTCAGATTGGCCCCCGGGCCGAGCAGGAATTGCAAAGCCACGGCGTGCTTGCCTTGCCGGTGTCAGGCCCTATTGATAAAGCGCTGAAAACCTATGGCCAAAGGCGTAAATTTATCAAAGATAATATCCCCAGAGCAAGTATCGCCAGTCATCCAGGGGGGTGCGGCGGTTGTGCCCATGGTTGCAAGTAG
- a CDS encoding nitrogenase component 1, whose translation MSKFIEQPRYSCALGAQQSVIAIKRAVPILHSGPGCGDKVSRLLGQGEGYAGGNTVPCTNASEAEIVFGGEGKLDSVIAGAFQVIDADLYVVLTGCTADIIGDDVGQVAGRYQSEDKPLVYVETGGFKSNNYVSHETVVKAIIDQYADKFKTGTTPIKGLVNVFASIPYQDPFWNGNLEELKRILAGIGLTVNILFGAASGGVAEWKTIPRAEFNIVVSAWPGLDIAKHLHGKYGTPYIQFPYLPIGGVETTKFLRQVIDFAGLDEVKAGAFIKAEEERFYLHIERTADFMLEFRYGLPRRLYTILDASYAIGFAKYLLNELGIIPARQFIIDDTPAEFQAAICEQFKHISELRSALVSFSTDGGAIQAEIRSDVHKSRALIIGSGWERDLAREIGADLLIVSVPVAYRLVLNCGYAGYNGGLRVIEDIYDRVLDTYR comes from the coding sequence ATGTCAAAGTTTATTGAACAGCCGCGCTACTCTTGCGCCTTAGGCGCACAGCAGTCGGTCATAGCGATAAAAAGGGCTGTTCCTATCCTGCATTCCGGGCCTGGCTGCGGTGATAAAGTCAGCCGGCTGCTGGGGCAGGGAGAGGGCTACGCGGGCGGCAATACTGTGCCCTGCACCAACGCCAGCGAGGCGGAGATTGTCTTTGGCGGCGAGGGCAAACTGGACAGTGTGATTGCGGGGGCGTTCCAGGTTATTGATGCTGATCTCTATGTAGTGCTTACCGGCTGTACTGCCGATATTATCGGCGATGATGTCGGGCAGGTGGCAGGCAGGTACCAGTCTGAGGATAAACCGCTTGTGTATGTGGAGACAGGCGGCTTTAAAAGTAACAACTATGTAAGCCATGAAACCGTGGTTAAAGCCATTATTGACCAGTATGCCGACAAATTCAAAACAGGCACAACGCCAATTAAAGGGCTTGTCAATGTGTTTGCCTCTATTCCCTACCAAGACCCGTTTTGGAACGGAAATCTGGAAGAGCTCAAGCGGATACTGGCAGGGATCGGGCTGACAGTTAATATTCTGTTTGGCGCAGCGTCCGGGGGCGTAGCGGAATGGAAAACCATCCCCCGGGCCGAGTTTAATATTGTTGTAAGCGCCTGGCCGGGTCTGGATATTGCTAAGCATCTGCACGGTAAATATGGAACTCCTTATATTCAGTTTCCGTATTTGCCAATCGGTGGTGTGGAGACAACAAAGTTTTTGCGGCAGGTTATTGATTTTGCCGGTCTGGATGAAGTGAAAGCCGGGGCTTTTATTAAGGCCGAAGAAGAACGCTTCTATCTGCATATTGAACGGACAGCCGACTTTATGCTGGAATTCAGATATGGTCTTCCCCGCCGATTATATACAATACTAGATGCTTCGTATGCGATCGGTTTCGCTAAATATCTGCTTAATGAACTGGGGATTATTCCTGCCAGGCAGTTTATCATCGACGATACGCCGGCGGAGTTTCAGGCGGCGATCTGCGAGCAGTTTAAGCATATTTCGGAATTGCGCTCGGCCCTGGTGAGTTTCTCAACAGATGGCGGCGCTATTCAGGCGGAAATCAGAAGTGATGTTCATAAAAGCCGGGCCTTGATTATTGGCAGTGGCTGGGAACGGGACCTAGCCAGGGAGATCGGGGCCGACCTGTTGATTGTCAGCGTGCCTGTGGCGTACAGGCTTGTCCTGAATTGTGGCTATGCCGGTTATAACGGCGGCCTGCGCGTTATCGAAGATATTTATGACAGAGTGCTTGATACCTATAGATAA
- a CDS encoding nitrogenase component 1 produces the protein MKPVNLTEAEVPVREIRLGSITGFEGTAGELVRCARAGSLTDSTRSFSQCMDCSSINAFCQLAMIQDAAVVNHAPVGCAGDFFTFNFVYRVGQMERKQPAVIGRYFNTNIEEQDTIFGATQKLADTIRAAYQRVQPKAIFITTSCASGIIGDDVEGVANDLAGELGIPVVACFCEGFKSKIWTTGFDSAYHSIVRKIVKPPARKSNKINIINFWGSHIFDQLLQRLGYEAHYIVPFSTIAQLEQIAEAAATIQICPTLGTYIGAALEQVYGVPEIKAPPAYGIAGTDQWLRELGKVLDREQETETIIAEEHERVLPRLSEYRDKLQGKTAYLTAGAAHGHALIAVLRELGMTVQGAAIFHHDPIYDNGDITADALAHDVTTYGDIPNYNVCNKQAYELVNILNKVRPDIMIARHGGMTLWGAKLGIPTLLIGDEQFGFGYQGILNYAERILETLDNREFVTNLARHSTMPYTKWWLEQNPFSFLRGDLDVKVY, from the coding sequence ATGAAGCCTGTTAACCTTACCGAGGCGGAGGTTCCCGTGCGGGAAATCCGCCTCGGGTCTATTACCGGTTTTGAGGGAACAGCCGGCGAACTGGTGCGCTGTGCCCGGGCCGGCAGCCTTACCGACAGTACCCGCAGTTTCAGTCAATGTATGGACTGCAGCTCCATTAATGCTTTTTGCCAGCTGGCGATGATTCAGGATGCTGCTGTTGTCAACCATGCGCCGGTAGGTTGTGCCGGTGATTTCTTTACCTTTAACTTTGTCTACCGGGTAGGCCAGATGGAGAGAAAGCAGCCGGCGGTGATCGGCCGTTATTTTAATACCAACATTGAAGAACAGGATACTATTTTTGGCGCGACGCAAAAACTGGCAGACACCATCCGCGCCGCTTATCAGCGTGTACAGCCTAAGGCCATATTCATTACCACCTCCTGCGCCTCCGGCATCATCGGTGATGATGTGGAAGGGGTGGCCAATGATTTAGCCGGGGAATTGGGAATTCCCGTTGTTGCCTGTTTTTGTGAGGGGTTTAAGTCCAAAATCTGGACGACAGGCTTTGATTCAGCGTATCATTCGATTGTCAGAAAGATCGTAAAGCCACCGGCCAGGAAGTCTAATAAGATTAATATTATTAATTTCTGGGGCAGTCATATCTTTGATCAATTATTGCAGCGCTTAGGGTATGAAGCCCATTATATTGTCCCCTTTTCGACGATCGCCCAGCTGGAGCAGATTGCCGAGGCAGCCGCTACCATTCAGATTTGTCCGACGCTGGGTACCTATATCGGCGCCGCGCTGGAGCAGGTATATGGGGTGCCGGAAATCAAAGCCCCGCCGGCTTATGGCATTGCCGGTACTGATCAATGGCTGCGGGAACTGGGAAAAGTCCTGGACCGGGAGCAGGAGACAGAGACAATCATTGCCGAGGAGCATGAGCGGGTACTGCCCAGGCTCAGCGAATACCGCGACAAGCTACAGGGAAAAACCGCGTACCTTACGGCCGGAGCCGCCCATGGGCATGCCTTGATTGCTGTATTAAGAGAATTGGGTATGACCGTGCAGGGGGCCGCCATTTTCCATCATGACCCTATTTATGATAATGGCGATATAACTGCTGACGCCCTGGCCCATGACGTAACTACCTACGGTGATATCCCTAATTATAATGTCTGCAATAAACAGGCCTATGAACTGGTTAATATCTTAAACAAAGTAAGGCCGGATATTATGATTGCCAGACATGGCGGCATGACGCTGTGGGGAGCCAAGCTGGGAATACCAACACTGTTGATCGGAGATGAACAGTTCGGCTTTGGTTATCAGGGAATCCTTAACTATGCGGAACGCATTCTGGAGACCCTGGATAACCGGGAATTTGTCACAAATCTTGCCAGACACAGCACAATGCCTTATACCAAGTGGTGGCTGGAACAAAACCCATTCTCGTTTCTCAGGGGTGACTTAGATGTCAAAGTTTATTGA
- a CDS encoding aminotransferase class I/II-fold pyridoxal phosphate-dependent enzyme, whose amino-acid sequence MTELEKMNDPALQEYYLQLVRHYEKFQAQKLKLNMSRGIPGPDQLDLAAGLLDCINQTNYKAADGTDCRNYGGVDGLPEAKELFAQLLEAKPAEVIIGGNSSLNLMNDLIIRAMLHGLPGSETPWVKQPQVKFLCPSPGYDRHFAICEHLGIELIPIKYQHDGPDMAQVEQLAAADASIKGIWCVPKHSNPTGITYSDAVVKRLAAMPVKAPDFRIFWDNAYTVHHLTDTPPRLLNMLAECKQAGQPDRVFVFTSTSKVSLAGAGIAALAASEANINWFKKHLGIQTIGPDKLNQLRHVRFFKDRAGIEAHMRKHAAIIKPKFDLAIAIMEAELGGKNLASWSKPQGGYFISVNTLPGCAKKTVAKTAAAGVVLTSAGATFPYGRDPKDSNIRLAPTFPPLAELKQAMELFTLCIQLASVEQELEKRGLRQ is encoded by the coding sequence ATGACTGAGTTAGAAAAAATGAATGACCCTGCCTTACAGGAATATTATTTACAATTAGTCCGGCATTATGAGAAATTCCAGGCCCAGAAGCTAAAGCTAAATATGTCGCGCGGTATACCAGGCCCTGACCAGCTAGACCTTGCTGCCGGGCTTTTAGATTGCATCAATCAGACAAATTACAAAGCTGCCGACGGAACTGATTGCCGGAATTATGGCGGTGTGGACGGTCTCCCTGAGGCCAAAGAACTTTTTGCCCAGCTACTGGAAGCAAAACCTGCTGAAGTCATCATTGGCGGCAATTCCAGCCTGAACCTGATGAATGATCTTATTATCCGGGCGATGCTGCATGGACTGCCAGGCAGTGAAACCCCGTGGGTAAAACAGCCGCAGGTAAAGTTTCTCTGCCCCAGCCCCGGCTATGACCGGCATTTTGCCATCTGCGAGCATCTTGGCATTGAGCTGATACCTATTAAATATCAGCATGATGGCCCGGATATGGCGCAGGTAGAACAACTGGCAGCGGCCGATGCGTCAATTAAAGGTATCTGGTGTGTGCCCAAGCATAGCAATCCCACCGGTATCACCTATTCTGACGCGGTGGTAAAACGACTGGCAGCCATGCCGGTTAAAGCCCCTGACTTCCGGATTTTCTGGGATAATGCTTACACCGTGCATCATTTGACCGATACCCCGCCCCGGCTATTAAATATGCTGGCCGAATGCAAACAGGCCGGTCAGCCTGACCGGGTCTTTGTCTTCACGTCCACCTCCAAGGTCAGCCTGGCCGGTGCCGGGATTGCCGCCCTGGCCGCCAGCGAGGCCAATATCAATTGGTTTAAAAAGCACCTTGGCATTCAGACCATCGGTCCTGATAAACTGAATCAATTGCGGCATGTGCGGTTCTTTAAAGACCGGGCCGGGATTGAAGCCCATATGCGCAAACATGCGGCAATCATTAAGCCAAAATTCGATTTGGCCATAGCTATTATGGAAGCTGAGTTAGGCGGCAAAAACCTGGCCTCCTGGAGTAAACCGCAGGGCGGTTACTTCATTAGTGTCAATACCCTGCCCGGCTGTGCCAAAAAAACAGTGGCTAAGACGGCAGCGGCCGGTGTTGTCCTGACATCAGCCGGAGCCACCTTTCCCTACGGCAGGGACCCTAAGGACAGCAACATCCGGCTGGCGCCCACCTTCCCGCCGCTTGCGGAATTAAAACAAGCCATGGAGTTATTTACACTTTGCATTCAACTGGCCAGTGTCGAACAGGAATTAGAAAAAAGAGGCCTGCGGCAATAA
- a CDS encoding methionine ABC transporter permease: MSEDLLDLLLTGFNETIYMVILSTLAALALGFPLGIILVATEKGHVLESPRINKVLGTTINIIRSFPFIILIVVLLPLARFIVGTTLGATAAVVPLAIGSAPFLARIIENCLKEVSYGKVEAAMAIGANPLTIITRVMIPEALPSLVRGITLAIIAITGFTAVAGAIGAGGLGSLAIRFGYMRFRDDIMLATVVVLILLVQGVQWGGDSLAKYINRKRYKFD; encoded by the coding sequence TTGAGTGAGGATTTATTGGATTTATTGCTCACTGGTTTCAATGAAACCATCTATATGGTCATTCTCTCCACGCTGGCAGCCTTAGCGCTTGGTTTTCCCCTGGGGATCATTCTGGTAGCAACTGAAAAGGGGCATGTGCTGGAATCGCCCAGAATCAATAAGGTGCTTGGTACAACCATCAATATCATTCGCTCTTTTCCGTTCATTATTTTAATTGTCGTTTTGTTGCCCTTAGCAAGGTTTATCGTGGGCACCACCCTCGGGGCTACGGCAGCGGTCGTGCCGCTGGCGATTGGATCGGCGCCGTTTCTGGCCAGAATCATTGAAAACTGCCTGAAGGAGGTCAGTTACGGCAAGGTTGAAGCGGCAATGGCTATTGGCGCCAACCCGCTCACCATCATTACCAGAGTAATGATCCCGGAGGCGCTGCCCTCGCTGGTCAGAGGCATAACCCTTGCTATTATTGCCATAACCGGCTTTACTGCCGTGGCCGGGGCCATCGGCGCCGGCGGGCTGGGCAGTCTGGCGATTCGGTTTGGGTATATGCGCTTCCGGGATGATATTATGCTTGCCACTGTCGTCGTGCTCATTCTTTTGGTTCAGGGGGTGCAATGGGGAGGTGACAGTCTGGCCAAGTATATTAACAGAAAAAGGTATAAATTTGACTAA
- a CDS encoding MetQ/NlpA family ABC transporter substrate-binding protein encodes MIFKALLAILSVVFAGSILAGCSSGNKQSAQPAAQPAANQEVTVKVGAAVVPHAEILNFIKPKLKQEGINLEVVVLDDEAQLNPALQSKQIDANYFQHVPYYESVAKEKGYNFTVAAKVHVEPIGFYSQKIKSKDELKDGATIAIPNNPSNEFRALVLLQANGLLKLKDGVANFSATPRDIADNPKKLKFVEVDSAQLTRSLPDVDGAIINTNFVLEAKIDPQSALFREDANSPYANDLFVRTGDENRPEIKKIAEILTSPDVKKFIQDKYGVAVVPAF; translated from the coding sequence ATGATCTTTAAGGCTTTGTTGGCAATTCTCAGTGTTGTTTTTGCCGGCAGTATATTGGCAGGCTGCTCATCAGGCAATAAACAAAGTGCCCAGCCGGCCGCACAACCGGCAGCAAACCAAGAGGTGACTGTTAAAGTCGGGGCGGCAGTGGTACCCCATGCCGAGATATTAAACTTTATTAAACCCAAACTGAAACAAGAGGGGATTAACCTGGAGGTCGTGGTGCTGGATGATGAGGCGCAATTAAATCCGGCCCTGCAAAGCAAGCAGATTGATGCCAACTATTTCCAGCATGTTCCGTATTATGAGTCGGTAGCCAAAGAAAAAGGGTACAATTTTACTGTGGCCGCCAAGGTGCATGTAGAACCGATCGGCTTTTATTCACAGAAGATCAAATCTAAGGATGAACTAAAAGACGGCGCCACAATCGCGATTCCGAACAATCCCTCCAACGAATTCAGGGCGCTGGTGTTATTACAGGCCAACGGGCTGCTCAAATTAAAAGACGGTGTAGCCAACTTCTCAGCCACCCCGCGTGATATTGCCGATAATCCGAAAAAGCTGAAATTTGTAGAAGTCGATTCGGCGCAGCTTACCCGGTCGCTGCCTGATGTTGATGGTGCTATCATTAATACTAACTTTGTTCTCGAAGCGAAAATAGATCCCCAATCGGCTTTGTTCAGAGAAGACGCCAACTCACCCTATGCGAATGACCTGTTTGTCAGGACCGGCGATGAAAACAGGCCTGAGATCAAAAAGATTGCGGAGATTCTAACCTCACCTGATGTAAAGAAGTTCATCCAGGATAAATACGGTGTTGCTGTAGTACCTGCGTTCTAA
- a CDS encoding methionine ABC transporter ATP-binding protein yields MGFSGAGKSTLIRCLNRLEEPDSGSIVIEGQSITGMDKKHLRQARRKIGMIFQQFNLFDAKTVFENVAFPLEVAGHSREFINSKVKQLLELVGLADKEQAYPLQLSGGQKQRVGIARALSNEPNVLLSDEATSALDPQTTLSILELLKDINKKLGLTIVLITHELDVLKHICNNMAVLEQGEIVETGPVDKFFLNPESDTAKRFITILQGFQAKRIYREGEGI; encoded by the coding sequence ATCGGCTTTAGCGGGGCCGGTAAATCAACCCTCATCAGGTGTTTAAACAGGCTGGAGGAACCTGATTCCGGATCAATTGTGATTGAAGGTCAGTCGATTACCGGCATGGACAAAAAACACCTGCGGCAGGCAAGACGGAAAATTGGCATGATTTTTCAGCAGTTTAATCTCTTTGATGCGAAAACGGTGTTTGAGAACGTGGCTTTCCCGTTAGAGGTTGCCGGTCATTCCCGGGAATTTATCAATAGTAAGGTAAAACAGCTGTTGGAGCTGGTTGGTTTGGCTGATAAGGAGCAGGCTTATCCACTGCAGCTGAGCGGTGGCCAGAAGCAGCGCGTAGGCATTGCCCGGGCCCTCTCTAACGAACCCAATGTCCTCTTAAGTGATGAAGCCACCTCGGCCCTTGACCCCCAAACAACTCTCTCTATCCTGGAGCTGTTGAAAGATATCAATAAAAAACTGGGGCTGACAATCGTGCTGATCACCCATGAACTGGATGTATTAAAGCATATCTGCAATAACATGGCGGTGCTCGAACAGGGCGAAATTGTCGAAACCGGGCCTGTGGATAAATTTTTCCTTAACCCGGAAAGTGATACGGCGAAACGGTTTATTACGATTCTGCAGGGATTTCAGGCCAAAAGGATATACCGGGAGGGAGAAGGCATTTGA